Genomic segment of Paenibacillaceae bacterium GAS479:
ATGGATATCGGCCCATTTCCTCTTCTTATTTGAATACATTGCTTATTCAGCAAATGATTCCTGGTTGTTCGATTCTTGGAAGTGAGGAGTTAAGGAAACGTAGTCTTCCATTTCCAAAAGAAGTTTCAATGCATGATGCATGGTTATGCATTGTGGCAGGCATATACGGCGAAATTCAGTTTCTGGATTTACCATTAATTGATTATCGACAACATGCGTCGAACACAATCGGGGCATTGACATCCATACAAAGATGGAATAGTCTAACGAATCTTACTTGGATAGATTTTAAAAGTTCACGATCTGATTTTTATCGATCAGAAATAAAGAAAATGGTATCGTATCACGATTTTCTCTCGACAGATAAAAATAAACAAAAGACCTATCTTATGAGAGAGATAGTGGAATACTATACGTTCTTCCATTATAATTTGAATCCATTAAAAGCAATTAGAAAAAGTATTGAATTTAAAAGTAGGTATACCAGCGATGGTACAGCGAGAAATCTATGGTGGTTTTTTTATCATAGTTTCCCTTTTTTATGTTATTCTTCGTTAAAAGTGATAGGCTTTGTTAGAAAGGTATTTTCTTATTTTAGGAGGGCGTTTTCATGAAAGGAATTATTCTTGCTGGAGGCACAGGATCTCGGCTTTTTCCATTGACAAAGGTCACAAACAAACATTTGCTTCCAGTTGGGAAATATCCAATGATTTTCCATTCGATTGTGAAGTTAAAGGAAGCTGAAATACATGATATCTTAATTGTAACTGGAAAAGATCATATGGGCGACGTTGTCAATCTACTCGGAAGCGGTCAGGAGCTGGGAGTTAACTTCACCTATAAGGTTCAGGATCAAGCAGGCGGCATCGCACAAGCTCTTGGTTTGGCAGAGCAGTTCGCCGGGGGCGAGCAAGTAGTTGTCATTTTGGGCGATAATGTCTTTTCGGACTCTATTGCTGTATATGCGGAAAATTTCCAAAAACAGAGAGAGGGGGCGAAAATTCTCATTCAAGAGGTTCATGATCCACAACGCTACGGCGTACCGGAGCTTGACGGAGATCGAATTCTCTCTATTGAGGAAAAGCCCTCGATACCAAAAAGCAGATATGCGGTAACCGGCATCTATATGTACGATAGTACTGTATTCGAAATCATTAAAACGCTTAAACCATCCGGCCGAGGAGAATTGGAAATTACGGATGTTAACAACGCCTACATCATAAACGATGGCCTCACTTTTGATATATTACAGGGCTGGTGGACCGATGCAGGAACACATGACTCTTTGACCTTTGCAAATGAACTTGCTAAGAATATTATTTTTGGCGAGGAATTTGGTAAGCTTAAACTATGATTATACTTATTAATTGGTAGGTGTAGAATTATGAATATCCTTGAGATGAGGATTTCTGGATTAAAGCTCGTTGAACCAGACGTATACGGTGACAACAGGGGTTTTTTTGTAGAAAGCTACAACGAAGCCCGGTTTCACAAACATGGACTCAAGCATGCATTTATACAGGATAACCATTCCTTCTCAGTGGAATCAGGTGTACTACGGGGGTTGCATTACCAGTTGAATCCTAAAGCCCAAACTAAGCTTGTGCGCTGTACGGCTGGAGCGATTTATGATGTTGTAGTGGATATCCGAAAAGGATCCCCGACATTTGGACAATGGCAAGGCTTCATTCTCAGTGCCTCAAACCATCGTCAGCTGCTAGTTCCGCAAGGTCTTGCACATGGATTCTGTACGCTTGTGTCGAACTGTGAAGTACAGTATAAGGTCGACCAGTTCTACTCGGCTGAGCATGACCGCGGCATCGCATGGAATGACCCTGCGCTCGCCATTGATTGGCCTGTTAGCAAACCGGTTCTCTCGGAAAAGGATGACAACCATCCTTTAATGGCGGACGCGGACTTCAACTTTATATTTGAGGGCTGAGCCCTAGCGAAAGGAACGTTGCCTCCATGAAGCTGCTAGTCACCGGCGGAGCCGGTTTTATCGGTAGCAATTTTGTCATTTACATGTCCGAGAAATATCCACAGTATGAAATTATTAATGTGGATGTTTTAACTTACGCCGGCAATTTGGAAAATTTAAAATCGGTAGAAAAACGCCCGAATTATCGTTTTCTTAAAGCTGATATTACAGTTCGCGCGGAGATTGAGACTTTATTTCAGGAAGGCATCGACGTTGTAGCCAATTTTGCGGCTGAATCGCATGTCGATCGCAGTATTTTAGAGCCAGATGTATTTGTAAAAACAAACGTCATGGGTACACAAACACTTCTTGAGCTATCTAAGCAGTACGGTGTGAAGAAGTTTGTTCAAGTGTCGACTGACGAAGTGTACGGCACTCTCGGTGAAACAGGGCTATTTACGGAACAGACCCCGCTCGCTGCGAACAGTCCCTACTCTGCAAGCAAAGCTGGAGCGGATTTACTCGTTCGCGCTTATCATGAGACATTTGGACTACCGGTTAATATAACCCGTTGCTCAAACAACTATGGGCCGTTTCAATTCCCGGAGAAACTGATCCCGCTTATGATCCTAAATGCGCTACAAGATGAGCCGCTTCCGGTATACGGGGACGGCATGAACGTGCGAGATTGGCTGTATGTGGAGGATCATTGCAGCGCCATCGACTTGGTCATTCACAAAGGAGTGAACGGGGAGGTTTACAACGTCGGTGGAAGAAATGAGCGTAATAATATAGAAGTGGTCCAAACAATCCTGGAAGAGCTGGGCAAGCCGGAATCGCTTATCCAATTCGTTAAAGATCGTCTCGGTCATGATCGCCGTTATGCGATTGATGCCGATAAAATCCGCAATGAACTTGGTTGGACGCCAAAATATGATTACGAATCTGGTATTCGCGCGACCATCCGCTGGTATTTGGATAACGAAGAGTGGATGAAGGGTGTACAGAGCGGAGTCTATAAGCAGTATTTTGAAACTCAATACGGGGACCTCCTTAATAAAGCCGGGGGTATAGAATGAATCGCTTTGTTGCCCGAGGAAGTCAGATGAAAATGAAAGTTTTGGTCACAGGGGCAAACGGTCAATTGGGCCGGGAGCTTACCCTATGGAAACCCGTTCAAGGGCTTGAGATCGTCGGAATGAGCAAGCAAGAGCTGGACATTACGTCGTTGGAGCAGTGTAGAGCAGCTGTCGCAGTGGTGAAGCCGGATGTCGTTATTCATTGTGCGGCGTATACGGCAGTGGACCAGGCCGAATCCGATATAGAGGGGGCTTATCGGGTCAATGCTTCGGGGACTCGAAATGTAGTGATCGCCACTCGTGAAATCGGAGCTAAGCTGATCTTTTTGAGTACAGATTATGTTTTTGACGGAAATGGCAGCAAGCCTTATCAGGAGTATGATGCAACAAACCCGCAGACTGTTTATGGCAAGTCAAAGCTGGCTGGAGAGCAATTGGTGCAGTCGCTGCATGACCGTTGGTTTATTGTTCGCACTTCCTGGGTATATGGAGCGCACGGAGCTAACTTTGTAAGAACAATGATGAAATTGGGAACTGAGCGCGATAGTTTAAGCGTTGTCCATGATCAGGTTGGGTCGCCTACATATACAAAAGATCTTGCGGCGTTTTTGCTGGAGCTTGCTGCAACGGAAGCTTATGGCATTTATCATGCTTCAAACAGCGGTATATGCACTTGGTACGAGTTTGCTCAAGCGATATTTAAAATAGCAGATTTAGACGTGAAGCTACTTCCATGCACCAGTAGTGAATTTAAGCGTCCGGCTAATCGGCCATCATTTTCTGTAATGGAGAATCGTTGGATTCAGCTTGAGGGTCTCACACCTCTGCCTTGCTGGGAACAATCTCTGAAAGATTTTATTGTAAAATTAAACTGAGGAGACTGTAAATGGCACTTTTGAGGAAGTATATTTATTTATTGATTCCATTATTCTTTCTCTATTTACTTCATCAAACTATTAATATTGCACAGGGTTCTGATGATGTTTTTTTCTCTAGTGTAAAGGAGCCTTTTTGGGATTGGATCAGAATTAGATATGACACTTGGACGAGTAGGCTCTTCTCCGAAACGTTATTTTATTTTATTTTAGGATATGGAGTTAACATTTGGAGGTTTTTAAATCCATTATTTATAATTTTGCTTGCATATCTTGTTGTTAGAGTTTTGAAAAAGACGGTAGATACTAAAGATGTGTTTTTTTCATTGATTATAATTGGTTGTTTTAGCAAGTCTATTTTGAGTGCTTCGTTTTTCTGGATAACGGGCTCATTGGTTTATTTATGGCCAATAACCATTGCGTTAGTGACGGCAATACCGTATGCAGACAAATTATTTAGAGACGAAGATACTGTGAATGATAGGAATTATTTTTTGTTTTTTATATTATCTATATTGGTATGTCTTTCAAATGAACAAGCAACGTTTTGTTTGCTTGCTTTTTCTCTGATATTCCATATTAAAATGTTTTTGGATAAACGTAAACAAGATATTAGATTAATTTCACTTTCAATAGTTTATACATTAGGTACTGCTTTTATTATAACTTCACCAGGTAATAAACTTAGGAAAGTAAGTGAGATTCAAACGTGGTTCCCTGAGTTTAGTCAATTAAGCTTAAAAGAACATTTATACATTGGATTTATATGGATTTTTGATAAAATATTCAATGAAATGTTAGTGCTTATAATGATAATTTCTGTTTTGTTAATGTTTATTGGATTTAAGCATAGGGGAGGAGAAGGCGAAAGTAAGCTTCTTATTGCATTTTCTGCTATGTTTATAGTTATCCTTAGTGTTAAGATATCTGTTTTCAATCCTAAAGTTCTTAGTGATTTCACAAACATTAAGAATTTTAATTTTTTTGAAACTATTCTTTCGCCTGCTCAATGGACGAAAGCTTTTTTTCAAGCCTTAATTCCGTATTTGTTTTGGTCATTTTATGTAATGATTATGGCAACTTTAGTATATAGGTGTGTTAAACACAAAATATTTATTTTGTTTCTCATGCTTGCTGCTTTTGCGGCTATGGCTATAATGTTTTTCTCTCCTACAATTTATGCTTCGGGTAACCGAATACTAGCAGTAAGTGCTGTGATTTTAACTTTAATTATAGTGAAAATTAAAAACGATCAAGATATTGAGTTTTCTAAACCTATCTTACTTATATTAGCCGTATTCCCGGTGATAAACATTCTTGAACTTGGGTTCTGGTGGACTGAAAATGGGATATACAGAATACTATATTAAATTACTTTATTGCTGAGAGACAGTTCTTTTAATATGAAATCCTCGTTTACACATGATGTTATCCTTTTTATTTAAGGAAATATAACTGTGAGATTGACTTGATTTTAGGCCATAAAGAGACGATAAGAACTGGAGACAATCAATGGGGCGTTAGAGACTTACTCTCGAAGAATCAAAGACAAATGTTAAAATCTGTAAAAAATCAATTTATATTGTATTCCATATTATAGGATTCTAGAAGCGGTGCTCCATACGAAACCTGTCAACTAGTAGCATATAGCTGCTTTAGAGAGTGACATCTGATGCGAAATATTCGCGTATTCATTAACACGAAACGAGCAGGGCAGTATACCCAAACTATGGGCAAATCCCTAACAGAGTAAACACAAATCTTCGCTTGATTGTAGATTCGTTCAGTACTCGGCATCACGGACCTGTCTCAGAGCCGGGTACCGAACGAAATTATGACACCATTAATCCCGATTCTGCTGTAGCAAGAGAACTCATCTTAATCTACGTAGTTTTAGAAAGGTAAATAAAAATAATGTAATATAGTTGAAAGGTTCAATAATAATGTGAAGAAAATTACCGCTACTTGACGACTTGCATTTTCTGTTTAAAACGTTTTTAGCTTCTAATTTAGGTCTGGCCCGCTGGGCATCAATCTGAAAATGATGAGGTAGCCTGCTTGAGCTACTTTGAAATAATTATATGATTTTCAAAAATGTCTTTTAAATAATCTAACGTTTTTTCCCGAAGATCCGGATGCTGAAGCGCATAATGAATTGTCGTCTGAACGAAGCCGAACTTTTCACCGACATCATGACGCTTTCCGTTAAAGTTACAAGCGAATATAGGTTGAGTATTGCTTAACAGCGATATGGCATCAGTTAATTGAATTTCTCCACCAATACCAGCTTCTTGGTTACCCAAAATATCGAAAATTTCTGGTGTTAGTATGTAGCGCCCCATAATAGCGAGGTTCGAAGGAGCGTTATCTTGCGCGGGCTTCTCAATAAAGCCATTGGCTTGAAAAAGTTTAGGTGACAGCTCTTCAGCATCAATAATTCCGTATCTTGAAACTTCACCCCAAGGGACCTCCTGCACACCAATTACAGATGCCTCGTGTTGATCAAAAACATCAATGAGTTGCTTTAAGCAAGGCGTGTCGGATTCAACAATATCATCGCCAAGCAAGACCGCAAACGGTTCATTGCCAATAAACTTTCTAGCGCACCAAATGGCATGCCCAAGTCCTTTCGGTTCCTTTTGACGAATGTAATGAATGTCGGCAATGTTGGAAGGTTTGGTTACAGATTCTAGGAGGTCCCATTTGTTTTTTGAGGCTAAATGATGCTCCAGCTCAAAGGAGTAATCAAAATGATCCTCAATGGCTCGCTTTCCTTTCCCTGTGACGATAATAATATCTTCTATACCCGAGGCGACTGCTTCTTCGATAATATATTGAATAGTTGGTTTGTCGACGATGGGAAGCATTTCTTTGGGCATTGCTTTAGTGGCCGGTAAAAATCGAGTTCCTAAACCGGCCGCAGGAATTATCGCTTTTCGAATGGTCATGTTAGCAGCCTACTTTCTATGAATTGATTTAAAAAAGTATACCATAAACTTTACACTAAGAGCCTATCCAAAATAAAATCAGTGAGAATGAACAGCGATGATTTTTCTCCAGACAATAAGAGCGCGGGCAAAGTGAAGCAGTCCTAAATAGTTTCGAGCCTTCTTTTCAAAACGAACAAGTATTTTACGGAAGCGATTGAGCCATGAGAATAACACTTCCACGACCCAGCGACGCGGACGTTTGCCTGCTTATTTCGCTTTCTTTTCAGCGGCTCGTGAGCGAATGTGAGGAATAAATCCGTGGTCGATGACGTGCTGATGGGCTGTTTCCCCCTGATATCCTGCATCCGCACATAAGTGAGGTTGTGGCGTCGTTGTCTGGGGCTCGAGGATAAGATGATCCAAGGTTTCTTCAAGAAGTTTGACATCATGTCGGTTGGCCCCATCAATAACGATCGCCAGCGGAAGCCCATTTTAGTCAACCAGCACACTTCTCTTGGTCCCTTTTTTTCCCCCGATCCGTTGGGTTTTTCCCAACGTCTTCAAGGGCAAGCGGTGCTTTCACCAAGCTGCCATCTATACTCGTCCATTCCCAGCCGATGCCCTCCCATTCATCGTACATCTGCAGACCGAGGAGCCAGATCCGTTCAAAGAAACCTTCCTCTGTCCAACGTTGAAAGTAACGATGGAGGGTACTTGAATTCCCATATTCACGCGGAACGGCATTCCATTGACAGCCCGTATGGAGCACATACAGAATGCCTTCCAATTACGTTCTTTAAGTCGGCTGGCTTTCGACCACCGCCCGGCTTTCGCTTATAGGTTCGGTTGGGATCTCGTTTGGTAGGTTCCGGAAGTTCATCCTTAATCATTTCCCAAAATTCATCGGACAGGGTCCAGGTTTTGATTCGCATCTCTCATCACTTCGTACCCTTTATTACCCAATTATTTTGAGATAAGCTCTAAGTACGAATGGAATAGTGAATAAATATAACTAATAACATCATTTTCTATTCTTGAATTTATTTAGCTGCCGCTACTCCCGCCGTCGATAACTCCCCGGAGAAATCCCATAGCGCTCGCGAAAAACACGGTGCAAGTACGTATACGTCCCGAACCCCGATTCCTCCGCGATCTGTTCTAGCGTCAGCTGGCTGTTGTCCATTAGCCGCAGAGCAAGCGCGAGGCGAACTTGCTGAGCGTACTGCATAATAGAGCTGCCGGTCTCCTGCTTGAACAGGTGGACGGCGCGTGTTTTGCTGATGCCAGCATGGACAGCCGCCTTTTCAAGCGTGAAGACAGTGGTGGCATGGGCTTCGACAAAATGTTTCAGCTTCATAGCGAGCAAGGCCGCGGCTCCTCCTTTGGAGGGAGCCTCCGAGATGGCCCGCTCCAGAAGCAGGCATAATGCCTGCAGCAGAGCGGACAAAATAGCTGGACTGCCGCCGTCGAGCCGCCGGCTCTCCAGAGAAAGCTGTTGCCAAATGCCGAGGATTTTGCCGTCATCGGCAATCCTGGCGCGGCGAGGCCGCGGCTGCTCTTGCCACCAGCGGTCCAGCCAAGGTCCCCCGGCCATTAGGAAATAATCGGCGCTGGCGCCGAAGCGACTACTAGGGCCTGGAGCTTCAATGGCGATCTCATA
This window contains:
- a CDS encoding Glycosyl transferase family 2 encodes the protein MERPTVDILMATFNGERFLREQLDSILIQTYENFRLLIHDDASIDETVSILMEYKQKDSRIEIYLNDSNRGAVRTFEMLLAQSSAPLFMFSDQDDKWHRNKVEKSVTKFQMKSGTWMVYSDLRIVDKNLKVLDESFMKSNGYRPISSSYLNTLLIQQMIPGCSILGSEELRKRSLPFPKEVSMHDAWLCIVAGIYGEIQFLDLPLIDYRQHASNTIGALTSIQRWNSLTNLTWIDFKSSRSDFYRSEIKKMVSYHDFLSTDKNKQKTYLMREIVEYYTFFHYNLNPLKAIRKSIEFKSRYTSDGTARNLWWFFYHSFPFLCYSSLKVIGFVRKVFSYFRRAFS
- a CDS encoding dTDP-4-dehydrorhamnose 3,5-epimerase, with amino-acid sequence MNILEMRISGLKLVEPDVYGDNRGFFVESYNEARFHKHGLKHAFIQDNHSFSVESGVLRGLHYQLNPKAQTKLVRCTAGAIYDVVVDIRKGSPTFGQWQGFILSASNHRQLLVPQGLAHGFCTLVSNCEVQYKVDQFYSAEHDRGIAWNDPALAIDWPVSKPVLSEKDDNHPLMADADFNFIFEG
- a CDS encoding UDP-glucose pyrophosphorylase, with protein sequence MTIRKAIIPAAGLGTRFLPATKAMPKEMLPIVDKPTIQYIIEEAVASGIEDIIIVTGKGKRAIEDHFDYSFELEHHLASKNKWDLLESVTKPSNIADIHYIRQKEPKGLGHAIWCARKFIGNEPFAVLLGDDIVESDTPCLKQLIDVFDQHEASVIGVQEVPWGEVSRYGIIDAEELSPKLFQANGFIEKPAQDNAPSNLAIMGRYILTPEIFDILGNQEAGIGGEIQLTDAISLLSNTQPIFACNFNGKRHDVGEKFGFVQTTIHYALQHPDLREKTLDYLKDIFENHIIISK
- a CDS encoding glucose-1-phosphate thymidylyltransferase, whose protein sequence is MKGIILAGGTGSRLFPLTKVTNKHLLPVGKYPMIFHSIVKLKEAEIHDILIVTGKDHMGDVVNLLGSGQELGVNFTYKVQDQAGGIAQALGLAEQFAGGEQVVVILGDNVFSDSIAVYAENFQKQREGAKILIQEVHDPQRYGVPELDGDRILSIEEKPSIPKSRYAVTGIYMYDSTVFEIIKTLKPSGRGELEITDVNNAYIINDGLTFDILQGWWTDAGTHDSLTFANELAKNIIFGEEFGKLKL
- a CDS encoding dTDP-glucose 4,6-dehydratase produces the protein MKLLVTGGAGFIGSNFVIYMSEKYPQYEIINVDVLTYAGNLENLKSVEKRPNYRFLKADITVRAEIETLFQEGIDVVANFAAESHVDRSILEPDVFVKTNVMGTQTLLELSKQYGVKKFVQVSTDEVYGTLGETGLFTEQTPLAANSPYSASKAGADLLVRAYHETFGLPVNITRCSNNYGPFQFPEKLIPLMILNALQDEPLPVYGDGMNVRDWLYVEDHCSAIDLVIHKGVNGEVYNVGGRNERNNIEVVQTILEELGKPESLIQFVKDRLGHDRRYAIDADKIRNELGWTPKYDYESGIRATIRWYLDNEEWMKGVQSGVYKQYFETQYGDLLNKAGGIE
- a CDS encoding AraC family transcriptional regulator, arabinose operon regulatory protein; translation: MSIIEEASRLEPIESADDSQGARVILCDYSRHLQPFQQSMRGGLETYLFRLQTEGEATVLLDGRMTSVVPGDLLLFPPGEAYEIAIEAPGPSSRFGASADYFLMAGGPWLDRWWQEQPRPRRARIADDGKILGIWQQLSLESRRLDGGSPAILSALLQALCLLLERAISEAPSKGGAAALLAMKLKHFVEAHATTVFTLEKAAVHAGISKTRAVHLFKQETGSSIMQYAQQVRLALALRLMDNSQLTLEQIAEESGFGTYTYLHRVFRERYGISPGSYRRRE
- a CDS encoding dTDP-4-dehydrorhamnose reductase, with product MNRFVARGSQMKMKVLVTGANGQLGRELTLWKPVQGLEIVGMSKQELDITSLEQCRAAVAVVKPDVVIHCAAYTAVDQAESDIEGAYRVNASGTRNVVIATREIGAKLIFLSTDYVFDGNGSKPYQEYDATNPQTVYGKSKLAGEQLVQSLHDRWFIVRTSWVYGAHGANFVRTMMKLGTERDSLSVVHDQVGSPTYTKDLAAFLLELAATEAYGIYHASNSGICTWYEFAQAIFKIADLDVKLLPCTSSEFKRPANRPSFSVMENRWIQLEGLTPLPCWEQSLKDFIVKLN